From Oncorhynchus nerka isolate Pitt River linkage group LG1, Oner_Uvic_2.0, whole genome shotgun sequence, the proteins below share one genomic window:
- the LOC115128622 gene encoding T-box transcription factor TBX15-like isoform X1, with amino-acid sequence MSDRRRSAAALSSRAHAFSVEALIGSNKKRKLRGWEEKDLELSMESLANNGQLGDGDDPVHCLDIDPDSEASPGSDGEGLAERTSCSFGSPEDLAPAACELSPAASMEEIQVELQCADLWKRFHEIGTEMIITKAGRRMFPAMRVKIVGLDPHQQYYIAMDIVPVDNKRYRYVYHSSKWMVAGNADSPVPPRVYIHPDSLASGDTWMRQVVSFDKLKLTNNELDDQGHVSEPIILHSMHKYQPRVHVIRKDFSSDLSPTKPVPSGEGVKTFSFPETVFTTVTAYQNQQITRLKIDRNPFAKGFRDSGRNRTGLEAIMETYAFWRPPVRTLTFEDFTNMQKQQGGSTGTSPTTSSTGAPSPSGTAHLLSPSCSPPTFHLAPNTFNVGCRESQLCSMGLSEYPACARSNMAALQGYGGLADSSYGRLQAAGSAVASAQQSESFLPQRTSSLIAAGMQGGGHGPLSGSSGGGKMDAYGGQLTSFPASQLQYVMQGGASSTSGSSSSSGSSPSSAHMFSGGHHHVQQGSYNAFSLHNPYNLYGYNFPTSPRLASSPEKTQGGLLCSSSSAGVFAERQYLSNGGMDSMHMIGNPSAGQQGAGSCDGRQYGSSSQMSMHMV; translated from the exons ATGAGTGACAGAAGGCGATCTGCTGCTGCTCTGAGCTCAAGAGCGCACGCCTTTTCGGTGGAAGCCCTGATCGGGTCAAATAAGAAGAGAAAGCTCCGGGGCTGGGAGGAAAAGGATCTGGAGTTGTCTATGGAGAGCCTCGCCAACAACGGACAATTAGGAGACGGCGACGACCCTGTGCATTGTCTGGATATCGACCCCG ATTCGGAGGCGAGCCCGGGTTCAGATGGCGAGGGTCTGGCGGAGAGGACGTCGTGCTCCTTCGGCTCCCCTGAGGACCTAGCCCCGGCGGCCTGCGAGCTGTCTCCCGCTGCCTCAATGGAGGAGATTCAGGTGGAGCTGCAGTGCGCGGACCTCTGGAAGCGCTTCCATGAAATTGGCACGGAGATGATCATCACTAAAGCCGGGAG gcGGATGTTCCCTGCAATGAGAGTAAAGATTGTGGGTCTGGACCCCCATCAGCAGTATTACATAGCCATGGATATTGTTCCTGTGGACAATAAGAGATACAG gtatgTGTACCACAGCTCCAAATGGATGGTGGCGGGGAACGCGGACTCCCCCGTGCCCCCGCGGGTCTACATCCACCCAGACTCCCTGGCCTCTGGAGACACCTGGATGAGGCAGGTGGTCAGCTTCGACAAACTCAAACTCACCAACAATGAGCTGGACGATCAGGGCCATGTGAGTGAGCCG ATCATCCTCCACTCCATGCATAAGTACCAGCCTCGTGTCCATGTGATCAGGAAGGACTTCAGCAGTGACCTGTCCCCCACAAAGCCTGTTCCCAGTGGAGAGGGAGTGAAGACCTTTAGCTTCCCTGAGACTGTCTTCACCACAGTCACCGCCTACCAGAACCAACAG ATAACTAGACTAAAGATTGATCGCAACCCATTTGCTAAAGGATTTCGGGATTCAGGTAGAAACAG gacTGGTCTAGAGGCGATCATGGAGACCTATGCATTCTGGAGACCGCCTGTGAGGACACTCACGTTTGAGGACTTCACCAACATGCAGAAACAGCAAG GAGGAAGTACGGGCACCTCTCCCACCACCTCCAGCACAGGAGCCCCCTCCCCTTCTGGCACGGCCCacctcctgtccccctcctgcTCCCCGCCCACCTTCCACCTGGCCCCCAACACCTTCAACGTGGGTTGCAGGGAGAGCCAGCTGTGCAGCATGGGCCTGTCTGAGTATCCGGCCTGCGCCCGCAGCAACATGGCGGCCCTGCAGGGCTACGGGGGTCTGGCCGACAGCTCCTATGGACGCCTCCAAGCAGCAGGAAGCGCTGTGGCCTCTGCCCAGCAGTCTGAATCCTTCCTGCCCCAGAGGACGTCCTCCCTGATCGCTGCAGGCATGCAAGGGGGTGGTCATGGTCCTCTGTCTGGAAGCAGCGGTGGCGGCAAGATGGATGCCTACGGAGGTCAGCTGACCTCGTTTCCGGCATCCCAGCTGCAGTATGTGATGCAGGGTGGAGCTAGCTCTacctctggctcctcctcctcctcaggctcctccccctcttctgccCACATGTTCAGTGGGGGCCACCACCACGTGCAGCAGGGATCCTACAACGCCTTCTCACTCCACAACCCCTACAACCTGTATGGATACAACTTCCCCACTTCCCCTCGCCTGGCTTCCAGCCCTGAGAAGACCCAGGGCGGCCTCCtgtgctcctcctcctctgccgGGGTGTTTGCCGAGCGCCAGTACCTGTCCAACGGTGGCATGGACAGCATGCACATGATCGGCAATCCCTCTGCTGGCCAGCAGGGGGCTGGCTCCTGTGATGGCCGTCAGTATGGCTCCTCCTCTCAGATGTCAATGCACATGGTGTAA
- the LOC115128622 gene encoding T-box transcription factor TBX15-like isoform X2 has product MSDRRRSAAALSSRAHAFSVEALIGSNKKRKLRGWEEKDLELSMESLANNGQLGDGDDPVHCLDIDPDSEASPGSDGEGLAERTSCSFGSPEDLAPAACELSPAASMEEIQVELQCADLWKRFHEIGTEMIITKAGRRMFPAMRVKIVGLDPHQQYYIAMDIVPVDNKRYRYVYHSSKWMVAGNADSPVPPRVYIHPDSLASGDTWMRQVVSFDKLKLTNNELDDQGHIILHSMHKYQPRVHVIRKDFSSDLSPTKPVPSGEGVKTFSFPETVFTTVTAYQNQQITRLKIDRNPFAKGFRDSGRNRTGLEAIMETYAFWRPPVRTLTFEDFTNMQKQQGGSTGTSPTTSSTGAPSPSGTAHLLSPSCSPPTFHLAPNTFNVGCRESQLCSMGLSEYPACARSNMAALQGYGGLADSSYGRLQAAGSAVASAQQSESFLPQRTSSLIAAGMQGGGHGPLSGSSGGGKMDAYGGQLTSFPASQLQYVMQGGASSTSGSSSSSGSSPSSAHMFSGGHHHVQQGSYNAFSLHNPYNLYGYNFPTSPRLASSPEKTQGGLLCSSSSAGVFAERQYLSNGGMDSMHMIGNPSAGQQGAGSCDGRQYGSSSQMSMHMV; this is encoded by the exons ATGAGTGACAGAAGGCGATCTGCTGCTGCTCTGAGCTCAAGAGCGCACGCCTTTTCGGTGGAAGCCCTGATCGGGTCAAATAAGAAGAGAAAGCTCCGGGGCTGGGAGGAAAAGGATCTGGAGTTGTCTATGGAGAGCCTCGCCAACAACGGACAATTAGGAGACGGCGACGACCCTGTGCATTGTCTGGATATCGACCCCG ATTCGGAGGCGAGCCCGGGTTCAGATGGCGAGGGTCTGGCGGAGAGGACGTCGTGCTCCTTCGGCTCCCCTGAGGACCTAGCCCCGGCGGCCTGCGAGCTGTCTCCCGCTGCCTCAATGGAGGAGATTCAGGTGGAGCTGCAGTGCGCGGACCTCTGGAAGCGCTTCCATGAAATTGGCACGGAGATGATCATCACTAAAGCCGGGAG gcGGATGTTCCCTGCAATGAGAGTAAAGATTGTGGGTCTGGACCCCCATCAGCAGTATTACATAGCCATGGATATTGTTCCTGTGGACAATAAGAGATACAG gtatgTGTACCACAGCTCCAAATGGATGGTGGCGGGGAACGCGGACTCCCCCGTGCCCCCGCGGGTCTACATCCACCCAGACTCCCTGGCCTCTGGAGACACCTGGATGAGGCAGGTGGTCAGCTTCGACAAACTCAAACTCACCAACAATGAGCTGGACGATCAGGGCCAT ATCATCCTCCACTCCATGCATAAGTACCAGCCTCGTGTCCATGTGATCAGGAAGGACTTCAGCAGTGACCTGTCCCCCACAAAGCCTGTTCCCAGTGGAGAGGGAGTGAAGACCTTTAGCTTCCCTGAGACTGTCTTCACCACAGTCACCGCCTACCAGAACCAACAG ATAACTAGACTAAAGATTGATCGCAACCCATTTGCTAAAGGATTTCGGGATTCAGGTAGAAACAG gacTGGTCTAGAGGCGATCATGGAGACCTATGCATTCTGGAGACCGCCTGTGAGGACACTCACGTTTGAGGACTTCACCAACATGCAGAAACAGCAAG GAGGAAGTACGGGCACCTCTCCCACCACCTCCAGCACAGGAGCCCCCTCCCCTTCTGGCACGGCCCacctcctgtccccctcctgcTCCCCGCCCACCTTCCACCTGGCCCCCAACACCTTCAACGTGGGTTGCAGGGAGAGCCAGCTGTGCAGCATGGGCCTGTCTGAGTATCCGGCCTGCGCCCGCAGCAACATGGCGGCCCTGCAGGGCTACGGGGGTCTGGCCGACAGCTCCTATGGACGCCTCCAAGCAGCAGGAAGCGCTGTGGCCTCTGCCCAGCAGTCTGAATCCTTCCTGCCCCAGAGGACGTCCTCCCTGATCGCTGCAGGCATGCAAGGGGGTGGTCATGGTCCTCTGTCTGGAAGCAGCGGTGGCGGCAAGATGGATGCCTACGGAGGTCAGCTGACCTCGTTTCCGGCATCCCAGCTGCAGTATGTGATGCAGGGTGGAGCTAGCTCTacctctggctcctcctcctcctcaggctcctccccctcttctgccCACATGTTCAGTGGGGGCCACCACCACGTGCAGCAGGGATCCTACAACGCCTTCTCACTCCACAACCCCTACAACCTGTATGGATACAACTTCCCCACTTCCCCTCGCCTGGCTTCCAGCCCTGAGAAGACCCAGGGCGGCCTCCtgtgctcctcctcctctgccgGGGTGTTTGCCGAGCGCCAGTACCTGTCCAACGGTGGCATGGACAGCATGCACATGATCGGCAATCCCTCTGCTGGCCAGCAGGGGGCTGGCTCCTGTGATGGCCGTCAGTATGGCTCCTCCTCTCAGATGTCAATGCACATGGTGTAA